The following proteins are encoded in a genomic region of Phaeodactylum tricornutum CCAP 1055/1 chromosome 1, whole genome shotgun sequence:
- a CDS encoding predicted protein translates to MPLPRAPSRVEPIPFPVFGMSWFANPGDGTSIVAYCGGGGSARTGVHNAIVIQDGDAPPTQISTGDQVGVALHVYQNPVTGGLFLVVGLGSQVQRFRLPQGTLSGTIDVGEPVNAIAVHAMAETLAVGCDSGTIKVYAVSDDLFGEDCTTLHELQGHDKTVCALDFATRGNRIVSSAKDGTARIWQDGHCVAVLTCSVQSLPDSSPSPNTTKTPQVLVRGCAFGDLDGRVLVTVASARRGNAYLTQWYQTESSTPDDAPDFAVADRTVCSAVPISAMSMSQDASLLALGSVDGSIILWNVPDWKQCKKFVELHGLPVTCIAARPYPVPLQGEEDDGVEIHARSASADSQLGCLTMQRRAPRKRSNRSGGSNDGLGFFGWVDRTIKLGLFLWVLSPVYREALNKCAPTFRETGVWATGQCIMDDVLIAPSRRSGVQVPPY, encoded by the coding sequence ATGCCGCTTCCACGAGCCCCGAGTCGGGTCGAGCCGATTCCCTTTCCGGTCTTTGGCATGTCCTGGTTCGCCAATCCGGGCGACGGCACCAGCATCGTCGCGTACTGTGGAGGTGGCGGATCGGCCCGCACCGGCGTCCACAACGCCATTGTCATACAGGACGGTGACGCTCCGCCGACACAAATATCCACCGGCGATCAAGTCGGCGTCGCCCTGCACGTGTACCAGAATCCCGTCACCGGTGGACTCTTCTTGGTCGTAGGGTTGGGGAGTCAAGTACAGCGCTTTCGCTTGCCCCAAGGCACCTTGTCCGGAACCATTGACGTGGGGGAACCGGTCAACGCGATTGCCGTACACGCAATGGCGGAAACTCTGGCCGTGGGCTGTGACAGTGGAACCATCAAGGTCTACGCCGTGTCGGACGACTTGTTTGGGGAAGACTGCACAACACTACACGAACTCCAGGGACACGACAAGACTGTCTGTGCCCTCGATTTTGCTACCCGGGGAAACCGCATTGTCTCGTCCGCCAAAGACGGTACGGCAAGGATTTGGCAGGACGGACACTGTGTGGCCGTTCTCACTTGCTCGGTACAGTCTCTGCCCGAttcgtcaccgtcaccaAACACTACCAAAACCCCGCAAGTCTTGGTCCGCGGTTGCGCCTTTGGAGATTTGGACGGTCGTGTCCTCGTGACCGTGGCTTCGGCGCGACGAGGGAACGCCTACCTGACTCAGTGGTACCAGACGGAATCGTCCACCCCCGACGATGCGCCGGACTTTGCCGTGGCCGACCGGACCGTCTGTAGCGCCGTCCCCATTTCGGCCATGTCCATGTCGCAAGACGCGTCGCTCTTGGCCTTGGGTAGTGTCGACGGATCAATCATTCTGTGGAATGTTCCGGACTGGAAACAGTGCAAAAAATTTGTGGAACTGCACGGCTTGCCCGTCACCTGCATTGCCGCACGCCCCTACCCGGTACCCCTACAAggggaagaagacgacggtGTTGAAATACACGCAAGGAGTGCGTCTGCCGATAGTCAGTTGGGTTGTTTGACCATGCAACGACGAGCACCGCGGAAACGATCGAACAGAAGTGGTGGTAGCAACGATGGACTCGGTTTCTTTGGATGGGTCGATCGTACCATCAAACTCGGCTTATTCTTATGGGTTTTGTCGCCCGTTTATCGGGAAGCACTCAACAAGTGTGCTCCGACCTTCCGAGAAACGGGCGTTTGGGCGACCGGACAATGCATCATGGACGACGTACTGATCGCACCCTCCCGGAGATCAGGTGTACAAGTACCTCcttactga
- a CDS encoding predicted protein has product MVMLSDRVNANGEEDKEDETNLATQDMSEQSKPITTPGSVEGRRLSHDQSDEPPTLEVGQGSVDEAIAAHNPTQPLQPEVLIKGASPASLDSHPSNVGEGKTSQSLFACPAEGNPSNVVVSMPGTFAKVNSGEDLDQGTRPGGRLLSYESLEAFSKSSRPTSVQGSLPGSSQAYSASSNGSSSDHTEEPSSLPNIITTSAPGTGAQPLTSTSPTSSNTSVRKTSGLRRGKWTVEEEAYVARVIQDFNSGFLDAPAGTTLRTFLSEKLQCDPMRITKKFTGDACIGKRVFHPAVRSPSNGTAIDKAQAELHGLERRWQRRLELQQRESAKKAAASAAAAAAATGRNFSVQTASVDGTASVGENRAKTKTDGPNMVTQTASWLDRAKSVLQDPSPASSMSQQSHSEDFAKSEIMSQMQEVQRLLHEGPTIQKSSADLPDMMDKARSKSGSSSPPVEPADKRLRTGAEDAEALVGFLRSVRASAASGQEF; this is encoded by the exons ATGGTAATGCTGAGTGATCGAGTCAATGCCAACGGCGAAGAAGATAAGGAGGACGAGACAAATTTAGCTACACAGGATATGTCGGAACAAAGCAAACCGATAACGACGCCGGGATCAGTGGAGGGGCGGAGGTTGTCCCACGACCAAAGCGACGAGCCACCAACACTGGAGGTGGGACAAGGTAGTGTAGATGAAGCCATTGCGGCTCATAATCCCACACAACCACTGCAACCCGAGGTGCTAATCAAAGGTGCCTCTCCGGCTTCGTTAGATTCACATCCTTCGAACGTGGGAGAGGGAAAGACTTCGCAGTCTTTGTTTGCATGTCCCGCCGAAGGCAACCCTTCAAACGTGGTGGTTTCCATGCCTGGTACATTCGCCAAGGTAAATAGCGGTGAGGATTTGGATCAAGGTACACGACCAGGTGGAAGACTATTGAGCTATGAATCCTTGGAAGCTTTCTCCAAATCCTCTCGGCCAACTTCGGTCCAAGGAAGTCTACCTGGATCCTCCCAGGCATATTCCGCGTCTTCCAACGGAAGTAGTTCGGACCACACGGAGGAACCGAGTTCCCTTCCTAATATTATTACGACGTCGGCTCCGGGAACAGGGGCGCAGCCACTTACATCGACATCCCCTACCTCTTCCAATACCTCCGTGAGGAAGACTTCGGGTCTCCGGAGGGGCAAGTGGACGGTAGAAGAGGAGGCCTACGTTGCCCGTGTCATTCAAGACTTCAACTCGGGTTTTCTCGATGCTCCAGCTGGTACCACACTTCGTACGTTTCTTTCAGAGAAACTCCAATGCGACCCCATGCGTATCACAAAAAAATTTACGGGAGATGCCTGCATTGGGAAGCGAGTCTTTCATCCAGCGGTCCGTAGTCCTAGCAACGGGACCGCGATAGACAAAGCACAG GCGGAGCTGCATGGATTGGAACGTCGATGGCAGAGGCGGTTGGAGTTACAGCAAAGAGAATCGGCGAAGAAAGCAGCGGCGTCTGCGGCCGCTGCAGCGGCAGCAACGGGTCGAAACTTCTCGGTACAGACTGCATCGGTTGATGGCACAGCGTCCGTTGGCGAAAATCGAGCGAAAACAAAGACAGATGGTCCGAACATGGTGACACAAACAGCTTCATGGCTCGATCGAGCCAAATCTGTCTTACAAGATCCGTCCCCTGCTAGTTCAATGAGTCAACAGAGCCATTCGGAAGACTTTGCCAAGAGTGAGATCATGAGTCAAATGCAAGAAGTCCAAAGACTCTTACATGAAGGCCCTACCATTCAGAAATCCAGCGCCGATCTCCCTGATATGATGGATAAGGCTCGATCAAAGAGTGGCTCGTCCAGTCCGCCGGTCGAACCCGCCGACAAGCGACTCCGAACTGGCGCCGAAGACGCAGAAGCTCTTGTTGGGTTTCTACGCAGCGTTCGAGCCTCGGCTGCCAGCGGTCAAGAGTTTTGA
- a CDS encoding predicted protein, protein MQYDSCPTIAPFLGYMGVAASIVFANVGAAAGTARAGTGIMQSGIKSPELVWRNLIPIVMAGVNGIYGLITSIVILGSISAPVDGGYNQYSLYTGCAHLAAGLCCGLSGLGSGLCIGIAGDAAIMACGAYSKLFVAMVLVQVFAGNIALYGLIASIILSQQTYYCGGQ, encoded by the exons ATGCAATACGACAGTTGCCCAACGATAGCACCCTTTTTGGGCTACATGGGCGTTGCCGCTTCCATTGTCTTTGCCA ATGTTGGCGCCGCTGCCGGAACAGCCCGCGCCGGAACAGGTATTATGCAGAGTGGCATCAAAAGTCCCGAGCTGGTTTGGAGAAATTTGATACCGATAGTCATGGCGGGTGTCAACGGAATTTACGGACTGATTACGAGTATTGTTATATTGGGCTCCATTTCTGCTCCAGTGGACGGTGGATACAATCAGTATTCTCTGTATACTGGATGCGCCCACTTGGCCGCGGGTCTGTGTTGCGGTTTGAGCGGTCTCGGCTCGGGCTTATGCATTGGTATTGCCGGAGACGCCGCCATAATGGCGTGTGGGGCCTACAGC AAGCTGTTCGTGGCCATGGTTTTGGTCCAAGTCTTTGCCGGTAATATTGCTCTCTACGGACTGATTGCGTCAATCATTCTGAGTCAACAAACATACTACTGCGGCGGTCAGTAA
- a CDS encoding predicted protein, whose protein sequence is MSRPPSNFSRFPHGAPQMGGRGPTHFGRGSRERPFMGRGAPPPDRPPFVLGSSGPMRNGPHPGRGPYGSASGPPMMSGRIPGRGDARGGATYTMHRRPLPGRGPPPPPPQPPQGIRAGPGPTLGRGGRKEGTYPQPGSFQHWPPGPPNGMGNRIPPPPSRTDPAVRERPLPHPPYPTNHSVGLSPGPLYSRPNGMLPPPPPPPAIIQHHRETHSTMPVSIIGRAPPPAMPHQHSSHFINGKVGLSPYHRPQPPPPYPPAAASTQQQPQAAPLQSTWNHPSLNSTPRNSHQLPLPTTSPAIVAPLSEDQAWTEHTAPNGMKYYYNSVTKASAWEKPEALKKAQAATTKPRPWTQYTDAGTGKTYYSNGITTSWEKPADFEPVDRRTTATATIEEVSSEPPQKKKKPEKKNTNFASKDEAVAAFKGLLLAKDISPIMKWSDVVKVVSSDSRWENCQDVLTIGERRQSLAEYQTKRANELRTLERQERQRSKEAFQQLLAEVLPTVSGFSAWKSRFHEFRDSLAKDDRFHAVADDATRDSLFLDFCEESRKRDERRKRNKKREAEESFIMFLKEKQEIGKLTFASTWNSFASLLDELEHNDARFVASVELSDADRQLHFADFVLELQTSEDDKRRRIRDARRRAEKAQREAFRTMLQHLATEGKLLPSSRWRSVEELLTTDPSFAPVQEQDRDAPRELFEDFVDEWNELYRRDRALLSRLVNSKSDNARKLLVTSTMLYDDFVNALLDEAADSPEIYGEVKAIIFHEVPVSSARLYFNELHFRAKGIARPILRLPHQREEDSSEDEGEIIEDGEAPESVNQLARDASSV, encoded by the coding sequence ATGAGTCGACCTCCGAGTAATTTCTCGCGATTTCCTCACGGTGCGCCACAGATGGGCGGTAGAGGTCCCACGCACTTTGGACGTGGATCACGGGAAAGACCCTTCATGGGTCGAGGAGCGCCACCACCGGATCGTCCTCCGTTCGTGCTGGGCAGCAGTGGACCTATGAGGAACGGTCCTCACCCGGGGCGAGGTCCTTACGGAAGTGCCAGCGGGCCTCCCATGATGAGTGGGCGTATACCGGGGCGTGGGGATGCGCGAGGGGGGGCTACGTACACGATGCACCGAAGACCCTTACCAGGCCGCGGACCCCCGCCGCCGCCTCCACAACCACCACAGGGAATCCGGGCTGGACCGGGGCCGACTTTGGGGAGAGGAGGGCGGAAGGAAGGAACGTATCCACAGCCGGGTTCGTTCCAACACTGGCCACCGGGTCCACCCAATGGTATGGGGAATAGAATACCTCCGCCGCCGTCGAGAACGGATCCCGCTGTCAGGGAACGGCCCTTGCCGCACCCTCCGTACCCTACGAACCATTCAGTGGGCCTTAGTCCGGGCCCTCTGTATTCGCGACCCAACGGAATGTTGCCACCACCACCTCCACCACCAGCCATTATCCAACATCACAGAGAGACTCATTCAACGATGCCTGTATCTATAATCGGAAGAGCCCCTCCACCGGCCATGCCCCACCAGCATTCATCGCACTTTATCAACGGAAAAGTTGGGCTTTCTCCCTATCACCGCCCCCAGCCGCCACCACCGTACCCTCCAGCTGCGGCGTCTACGCAGCAACAGCCACAAGCTGCTCCTCTTCAATCTACGTGGAATCACCCATCGCTGAATAGTACGCCAAGAAATAGCCATCAGCTCCCCCTGCCAACAACGTCACCGGCCATTGTTGCTCCGCTTTCCGAAGACCAGGCTTGGACCGAACACACGGCCCCGAACGGTATGAAGTACTATTATAACTCAGTAACAAAAGCGAGTGCATGGGAAAAGCCAGAAGCTCTCAAAAAAGCGCAGGCTGCTACTACCAAGCCGCGTCCTTGGACACAGTACACGGATGCAGGTACGGGCAAGACATATTACTCGAATGGTATCACGACCAGTTGGGAAAAGCCCGCCGACTTCGAGCCGGTCGATAGAAGGACCACCGCTACAGCGACGATTGAAGAAGTTTCGTCTGAACCaccgcaaaagaaaaagaagccaGAAAAGAAGAACACCAATTTTGCTAGCAAGGATGAAGCTGTAGCTGCTTTCAAAGGATTGCTTCTTGCGAAAGATATTTCGCCAATTATGAAATGGAGCGACGTTGTTAAGGTGGTATCGTCGGATTCGCGCTGGGAGAATTGCCAGGATGTTTTGACGATCGGCGAACGAAGGCAATCTCTAGCAGAGTATCAGACTAAGCGAGCTAACGAACTACGGACACTGGAGCGGCAAGAGCGGCAGCGTTCCAAGGAAGCTTTCCAGCAACTGTTAGCCGAGGTTTTGCCGACCGTCTCCGGCTTCTCCGCCTGGAAATCTCGATTCCACGAATTTCGCGATTCACTGGCAAAGGATGATCGCTTCCACGCCGTAGCGGATGACGCCACTCGCGATAGTCTGTTTCTCGACTTTTGTGAAGAGTCCCGCAAGCGAGACGAAAGGAGAAAACGCAACAAGAAACGAGAAGCAGAGGAATCTTTTATCATGTTTTTAAAAGAGAAGCAAGAAATCGGAAAGCTGACGTTTGCATCGACATGGAACTCGTTCGCTTCTTTGTTAGACGAATTGGAGCACAACGACGCCAGATTTGTCGCATCAGTGGAACTGTCCGATGCAGATCGGCAACTGCACTTTGCTGATTTCGTTCTTGAACTTCAGACTAGTGAAGACGACAAAAGACGTAGGATACGAGATGCTCGACGGCGTGCTGAAAAAGCACAGCGAGAAGCATTTCGTACGATGTTGCAGCACCTGGCTACTGAGGGAAAGCTTTTACCCTCATCCCGTTGGCGTTCAGTGGAAGAGCTACTGACAACTGATCCGAGCTTTGCTCCAGTGCAGGAGCAGGACAGAGATGCCCCTCGCGAATTGTTTGAAGACTTTGTGGACGAATGGAACGAATTGTACCGAAGAGATCGCGCTTTGCTCAGCCGTCTTGTGAATTCCAAGTCGGACAATGCAAGGAAGCTTCTTGTTACGAGCACAATGTTGTACGATGACTTCGTAAACGCACTCTTGGACGAGGCAGCGGACTCTCCTGAAATATACGGTGAAGTCAAAGCTATAATTTTCCACGAAGTTCCTGTCTCGAGCGCTCGTCTATACTTCAATGAGCTACACTTTCGCGCAAAGGGCATAGCGAGACCTATTCTACGGCTACCCCACCAGCGAGAGGAGGATTCTAGCGAAGACGAGGGAGAGATTATTGAGGACGGAGAGGCTCCAGAATCCGTAAATCAGCTGGCACGTGACGCGTCTTCCGTATGA
- a CDS encoding predicted protein — MCLVLNDRCLVHQSLRLNLKLASLTAGIFFTLFLLYWTMQEISTQAIFLIEGLAKSSSASDRRQVLSLATVAFDHYDVPAHDSTVKAGGVPVLALWLEKIFHLRADPYDVDATCRVLLFLLRCSESQAVVALSRSGTDLVLVLFQILLDPVYRACITADDTAVPSENPFLLLLERIGNIPWRLEETKRSDQLLRSLQSFIRDTDFPHFVRYQAIRLLANLTAFSVENKLFVPRRPSLLDDIVKAAVANEQLSFDAADKRDWDNMMSAFFLNLGWCACNVSIMLATRGFLDLMIAILRKGQDSSTLKVLECFAMLAREAPAILYYKVFLSLASTQVYVKLLYELCAHGRTKEPHHFYCSAEES; from the exons ATGTGCCTCGTTTTGAATGACCGTTGCCTGGTGCACCAAAGCCTGCGTTTGAACTTGAAACTTGCATCCCTGACCGCCGGTATCTTCTTCACTTTATTCTTACT GTACTGGACGATGCAAGAAATCAGCACACAGGCCATCTTTCTGATTGAAGGGCTCGCTAAATCATCGTCGGCTAGCGATCGCCGTCAAGTCTTATCGCTCGCGACAGTTGCTTTCGATCACTACGACGTACCCGCTCATGATTCAACTGTGAAAGCTGGAGGCGTGCCAGTCCTTGCACTTTGGCTCGAAAAGATATTCCACCTACGCGCTGACCCCTATGATGTTGACGCTACATGTCGAGTTTTGCTATTCCTGCTGAGATGTTCGGAATCCCAAGCGGTCGTAGCACTGAGTCGTTCCGGTACCGACTTGGTTCTGGTACTTTTTCAGATATTACTCGACCCTGTATATCGTGCCTGTATTACAGCCGACGATACCGCCGTACCCAGCGAAAATCCgtttcttttgctgctcGAACGGATTGGAAATATTCCATGGCGGTTGGAGGAAACAAAACGATCAGATCAGCTTCTTCGGTCGCTGCAATCATTTATCCGAGACACCGATTTTCCTCACTTCGTCCGCTACCAAGCTATCCGCCTCTTGGCAAATTTGACGGCTTTCAGTGTCGAAAACAAACTTTTCGTCCCGCGTAGACCCAGTTTATTGGATGATATTGTGAAAGCTGCTGTCGCCAATGAGCAATTATCTTTTGACGCCGCCGACAAGCGTGATTGGGACAACATGATGTCGGCGTTTTTCCTTAATTTGGGCTGGTGCGCTTGCAACGTATCAATTATGCTAGCCACCAGAGGGTTTTTGGATCTGATGATTGCAATCCTAAGAAAGGGTCAGGATTCTTCCACTTTAAAAGTCTTGGAATGTTTTGCTATGCTGGCCCGGGAAGCCCCTGCT ATTCTATATTACAAAGTTTTCTTGAGTCTAGCCTCCACCCAAGTCTACGTGAAACTTCTCTACGAGCTCTGTGCGCATGGACGAACAAAAGAACCGCATCATTTCTACTGCTCCGCGGAGGAAAGCTGA